In Crinalium epipsammum PCC 9333, the following are encoded in one genomic region:
- a CDS encoding AbrB family transcriptional regulator, whose protein sequence is MTETATSPLTGRQLLQKVKELSHLPRRETAKQCGYYTNTKNKQTRVNLTDFYDAVLEAKGIPLDPEGSKDGRGREPTYRVSVHKNGQIVIGATYTEAMGLKSGDEFEIKLGYKHIHLIQLDGDKSKAVDDDADDDDDED, encoded by the coding sequence ATGACGGAAACTGCAACAAGTCCCTTAACGGGAAGACAACTGCTTCAAAAAGTAAAAGAACTCTCACACCTGCCACGACGAGAAACAGCAAAACAGTGTGGTTACTACACCAACACTAAGAATAAGCAGACGCGCGTAAATCTAACAGATTTTTATGACGCGGTGTTAGAAGCTAAGGGTATTCCTCTTGATCCAGAAGGCTCAAAAGATGGTCGTGGTCGCGAACCTACTTATCGCGTGAGCGTTCATAAAAATGGTCAAATTGTTATCGGTGCAACTTACACTGAAGCAATGGGCTTAAAATCAGGTGATGAGTTTGAAATTAAGTTGGGTTATAAGCATATTCACCTGATTCAACTTGATGGCGATAAAAGCAAAGCAGTAGACGATGATGCTGATGATGATGATGATGAGGATTAA